One stretch of Streptococcus australis DNA includes these proteins:
- a CDS encoding TipC family immunity protein, with amino-acid sequence MKKILGVLTIIVLLVSVCFYFFPKQPKNIFDEIYQETEKTYRSNNILRNIDGFKIRPDWPNDGEYFAYTPSGKYQTYPEGYKDISISFNFGEGIKGMTIRFEKRINSDITLWYSAHYNMQKKVLKKGLAIFEEPRQPGQYLNDEEKVRNYLKKYNITKEELEKDYDEIVNQKVLKDWCTIYDSKYSPSNYGEVKVETQWENW; translated from the coding sequence ATGAAGAAAATACTAGGTGTTTTAACAATAATTGTATTACTTGTATCAGTTTGTTTTTACTTTTTTCCTAAACAACCTAAAAATATTTTTGATGAAATTTACCAAGAAACGGAGAAAACCTATCGGTCAAATAATATTTTAAGAAACATAGATGGGTTTAAAATCAGACCCGATTGGCCTAACGATGGAGAATATTTTGCATACACCCCTTCAGGGAAGTATCAAACTTATCCTGAAGGTTATAAAGACATAAGTATTAGCTTTAATTTTGGAGAAGGTATTAAAGGGATGACGATACGTTTTGAAAAAAGGATTAATTCGGATATTACCCTATGGTATTCAGCACACTATAATATGCAAAAGAAAGTGCTCAAAAAAGGGCTTGCGATTTTTGAAGAGCCAAGGCAACCAGGTCAATATCTTAATGATGAAGAAAAAGTAAGAAACTATTTAAAAAAATATAACATAACCAAAGAAGAATTAGAGAAGGACTACGACGAAATCGTCAATCAAAAAGTTTTAAAAGATTGGTGTACCATTTATGACAGTAAGTACTCGCCAAGCAACTATGGTGAGGTGAAGGTTGAAACCCAGTGGGAGAATTGGTGA
- a CDS encoding T7SS effector LXG polymorphic toxin — MGIDMYLEQSQLQSSSVATMCQSQVEAYQDLQSAIQKFSGDTESLKGNAYDSARSFFASVLLPLSKGGQLYAETFSQAIKKLPEDYQTMVDSKSWREDDLLDKIRQEEQMIAYLDEVNQSLSSLTMDSEEKGRLRRSNAELMRGHHANKRVYETILRDLRAYDSYSGGLFDELDNIDVQLSRGLAQIETSWDAKTGVFKVPSDLTWANYLSAYSDTTDMKLSRQEKAFVQTMMAEYGFDAETAQQLLTIKQGIDKKFPNSSQEFRDYIFLRVVGAANYDDFKWNETAGGLWQYFYYEFVSDPNTGQKLRTLKPVLEIFQELGLKEEKAKELYYNLRLQHEMAGGESDNIEKIKDDDQKNGTNHYDSYKSTYEGIYGDKGNFDQFWDSKLKSYSNNGAGHADFTHQSITMATHLNPNQAQLADIYGGRERVKDLSGWEGDTTFNANDMKPSIGEDDYKADLDSVNLIGRMQKGQSYDQAISSYYADLQKDSSQREREFLKNKDWDTVRDTIYDSLRPTDIKLDGEDALKAYIERKYPGVFKFLNRLEAVAD; from the coding sequence ATGGGCATTGATATGTACTTGGAACAATCACAACTACAAAGTTCGAGTGTAGCGACCATGTGCCAATCTCAGGTGGAGGCTTATCAGGACTTGCAATCAGCCATTCAAAAATTTTCAGGGGATACGGAGAGTCTAAAAGGTAATGCTTATGATTCGGCTAGAAGTTTTTTTGCAAGTGTCTTATTGCCCTTGAGTAAAGGGGGACAACTCTATGCAGAAACCTTCTCTCAGGCTATCAAGAAATTACCAGAAGACTACCAAACGATGGTCGACAGCAAGAGTTGGCGCGAGGATGATCTGCTTGATAAGATCCGCCAGGAAGAGCAAATGATTGCCTATCTAGATGAAGTCAACCAATCCCTTTCTAGCTTGACCATGGATAGTGAAGAAAAGGGGAGATTGAGACGCAGTAATGCTGAACTCATGCGAGGACACCATGCCAATAAACGCGTCTATGAAACGATTTTGAGAGACCTGCGCGCCTATGATAGCTACTCAGGTGGACTTTTTGATGAACTTGACAATATCGATGTGCAACTGAGTCGCGGACTGGCTCAGATCGAAACGAGTTGGGATGCAAAGACAGGGGTCTTTAAAGTCCCATCTGACCTGACTTGGGCCAACTACCTGTCTGCCTATTCTGATACAACGGATATGAAACTCAGCCGTCAAGAGAAGGCCTTTGTTCAGACCATGATGGCAGAATACGGCTTTGATGCCGAGACAGCCCAACAACTCTTGACCATCAAGCAAGGGATAGACAAGAAGTTCCCGAACTCTAGTCAAGAGTTCCGTGATTATATCTTTTTGCGAGTCGTCGGTGCGGCCAACTATGATGACTTTAAGTGGAACGAAACGGCAGGTGGATTGTGGCAATATTTTTATTACGAATTTGTGAGTGATCCGAATACAGGCCAAAAATTGAGAACTTTGAAACCAGTTCTTGAAATCTTTCAAGAACTGGGGTTGAAAGAAGAAAAGGCCAAAGAACTGTATTATAATCTTAGACTGCAACACGAGATGGCGGGTGGGGAATCTGATAACATAGAAAAAATTAAGGATGATGATCAAAAAAATGGAACTAACCATTATGATTCCTATAAAAGTACTTATGAAGGGATTTATGGTGATAAGGGTAACTTTGACCAATTTTGGGACAGCAAACTAAAGTCATACTCTAACAATGGAGCGGGCCATGCAGACTTTACCCACCAGTCCATTACTATGGCGACTCATCTTAATCCTAACCAAGCTCAGTTAGCCGATATCTATGGTGGTAGAGAGCGTGTCAAGGATCTTTCGGGATGGGAGGGAGACACGACCTTTAACGCGAATGATATGAAGCCAAGCATCGGCGAAGATGACTACAAGGCAGACCTAGACTCGGTCAACCTTATCGGTCGGATGCAGAAGGGGCAATCCTATGACCAAGCTATATCTTCTTACTATGCTGATCTTCAAAAAGACTCCTCTCAGAGAGAAAGAGAATTCCTAAAAAATAAGGATTGGGATACAGTCAGAGATACTATTTATGATAGTTTGCGACCAACGGATATTAAGCTAGATGGGGAGGATGCTCTTAAAGCGTATATTGAAAGAAAATATCCAGGAGTGTTCAAGTTTTTAAACCGCTTGGAAGCCGTGGCGGACTAG
- a CDS encoding DUF3958 family protein — MNKLDELKKRERELLYQLEDNGKEKYRTKELIEIFEGYDRASHRYQNDLWEATYQSQYAGQLEETLLQRNQLKNQILEGLSYHMDDLKKEKFRLEGDLDEVYYERRKELEREEEKRHGH; from the coding sequence ATGAACAAGTTGGATGAGTTGAAGAAAAGAGAGCGAGAACTCTTGTACCAGCTAGAAGACAATGGAAAAGAGAAGTATCGCACCAAAGAACTGATAGAAATCTTTGAAGGCTATGATAGAGCTAGTCACCGTTATCAAAATGATTTGTGGGAGGCGACCTATCAGAGCCAATATGCAGGACAGTTGGAAGAAACGCTCCTGCAAAGAAACCAACTTAAAAACCAAATCCTTGAGGGCCTCAGCTACCACATGGATGATTTGAAAAAAGAAAAGTTCCGGTTAGAGGGAGACTTGGATGAGGTCTACTATGAAAGACGCAAGGAACTAGAAAGAGAGGAGGAGAAACGACATGGGCATTGA
- a CDS encoding TIGR04197 family type VII secretion effector, producing MSTVKSDLNIAQMYASQLKNACQSLTAIAVASQDDLTTLRGNNKAHQCLTKSQNLASQVSAAVTLTSERLHSVASDFEALDEAGANSFRSNV from the coding sequence ATGTCAACAGTAAAAAGTGATCTAAATATTGCTCAAATGTATGCGAGTCAGCTGAAAAATGCTTGTCAATCTTTAACAGCTATCGCTGTGGCTAGTCAAGATGACCTCACAACCCTTCGAGGGAATAACAAGGCCCATCAATGTCTGACAAAGTCTCAAAATCTAGCTAGTCAGGTTTCGGCTGCTGTTACCCTGACTTCAGAACGACTGCACTCTGTAGCAAGTGATTTTGAGGCCCTAGATGAAGCGGGTGCCAATAGTTTTAGGAGTAATGTATGA
- the rpsO gene encoding 30S ribosomal protein S15: protein MAISKEKKNEIIAQYARHEGDTGSVEVQVAVLTWEINHLNEHIKQHKKDHATYRGLMKKIGRRRNLLAYLRKNDVNRYRELINSLGLRR from the coding sequence ATGGCAATCTCAAAAGAGAAAAAAAATGAAATCATCGCACAATATGCACGTCACGAAGGTGATACAGGTTCAGTAGAGGTTCAAGTTGCTGTCCTTACTTGGGAAATCAACCACCTTAACGAACACATCAAACAACACAAAAAAGACCACGCTACTTACCGTGGATTGATGAAGAAAATCGGTCGCCGTCGTAACTTGCTTGCATACTTGCGTAAAAACGACGTTAACCGTTACCGTGAGTTAATCAACTCTCTAGGACTTCGTCGTTAA
- a CDS encoding FtsX-like permease family protein, with protein sequence MKKTYRKNLLQSVTASKGRFASILTLMMLGSLALVGLKVTSPNMERTAEDYLRKANTLDLAVIADYGLEKEDQDELKTLQGASVEFGYMADLTVEKSEEAVRLYSKPEGISTFQVTEGRLPEADGEIALADFWKDRYQIGQTITFTKKEEKSVVKSQTFTITGFVQSGEMLSREDLGSASSGNGSLAGYGVILPSQFDSDFYSIARVRYDDLKNLDAFSSDYRMKRDQHQEALQDLLADNGQKRLASIKTNGQKNLEDGKEQIQTAESNLQKGKSQLEQAESRLKTQEEQVTALPEPQKSQAKEQLTKAKEELATEKEKLDQTESALTKEKEKLEQRQKELDELVEPTYHVSNRQTMPGGQGYLMYSNASASIRSVGNIFPVVLYMVATMVTFTTMTRFVDEERINAGIFKALGYRNQDIIAKFVLYGFLAGTVGTILGTLLGHYLLAGVISDVITAGMVVGKSQEYFYWSYSLLALALSWVSSVLPAYLVARSELHDEAAQLLLPKPPVKGSKILLERLSFIWSRMSFTHKVTARNIFRYKQRMLMTIFGVAGSVALLFAGLGIQSSVGGVSERQFEQIQQYQMIVAEKSSASEQEKADLESALQAESIHTYQKIYSKSIEKDFKGKAGLQTITMMVTNREDFKPFIALEENGQEVQVTDGAVVSQKLAQLAGVTVGDELELDGKEIKVVAISENYVGHFVYLNRATYEQVYGISPKDNTYLVKLKEPTPSNTEKEAAIFMEKAAVSGVVQNATAIHLFESVANSLNKTMAILVLVSVLLAIVILYNLTNINVAERIRELSTIKVLGFHNKEVTLYIYRETMVLSLVGIALGLVAGYYLHQFLIQMISPATILFYPRVSWEVYALPIVAVTLILALLGLFVNHHLRKVDMLEALKSVE encoded by the coding sequence ATGAAAAAAACATACCGAAAAAACTTGCTCCAGTCGGTGACTGCTTCCAAGGGACGCTTTGCTTCTATCCTGACCTTGATGATGCTGGGTTCTTTAGCTCTAGTAGGGCTCAAAGTGACTAGTCCCAACATGGAACGAACGGCTGAGGATTATCTCCGTAAAGCCAATACCCTAGATCTGGCAGTGATAGCTGATTATGGCTTGGAAAAAGAGGATCAAGACGAACTAAAGACACTTCAAGGAGCAAGTGTTGAATTTGGCTATATGGCAGACCTAACAGTTGAAAAAAGTGAAGAGGCAGTTCGACTTTATTCCAAGCCAGAGGGCATTTCAACCTTCCAAGTGACAGAAGGTCGACTTCCAGAGGCTGATGGGGAAATTGCCTTAGCTGATTTCTGGAAAGACCGCTATCAGATTGGGCAGACCATTACCTTTACTAAGAAAGAAGAAAAGTCCGTCGTAAAATCCCAAACTTTCACAATTACTGGATTTGTTCAGTCGGGTGAGATGCTTTCTCGAGAAGACTTAGGGAGTGCTAGTAGTGGAAATGGAAGCTTGGCTGGCTATGGGGTGATTTTACCTAGTCAATTTGATTCAGATTTCTATAGTATTGCGCGTGTGCGCTATGATGATTTAAAAAATCTGGATGCTTTTTCATCAGACTATAGGATGAAACGAGATCAACATCAGGAAGCCTTGCAAGACTTGCTGGCTGATAATGGTCAAAAACGATTGGCCAGTATCAAAACAAATGGGCAAAAGAACTTGGAAGATGGAAAAGAACAGATCCAAACAGCTGAAAGTAACCTTCAAAAAGGCAAGAGTCAGTTAGAGCAGGCTGAAAGTCGATTGAAAACTCAAGAAGAACAAGTGACCGCTTTACCTGAGCCTCAAAAGAGTCAAGCCAAGGAGCAATTGACAAAAGCTAAGGAAGAATTGGCTACAGAAAAAGAAAAACTGGATCAGACAGAGAGTGCTCTAACTAAGGAAAAAGAGAAGCTTGAACAGCGCCAGAAAGAGCTTGATGAACTGGTAGAGCCGACTTACCATGTATCCAACCGCCAAACCATGCCAGGTGGTCAAGGCTATCTCATGTATAGTAACGCTTCAGCAAGTATTCGTTCTGTCGGGAATATCTTCCCCGTGGTGCTTTATATGGTTGCTACAATGGTGACCTTTACAACTATGACTCGCTTTGTAGATGAAGAGCGTATCAATGCTGGTATTTTCAAGGCTCTAGGTTACCGGAATCAAGATATTATTGCCAAGTTTGTCCTCTATGGTTTTCTTGCAGGAACTGTGGGAACCATTTTAGGAACTCTTCTTGGACATTATCTCCTTGCAGGCGTGATTTCGGATGTTATAACAGCTGGAATGGTTGTTGGGAAAAGCCAGGAGTATTTTTACTGGTCTTATAGTCTTCTTGCCCTGGCCTTGAGTTGGGTATCCAGTGTCTTGCCGGCTTATCTGGTGGCGCGGAGTGAATTGCACGATGAAGCAGCCCAACTTTTGCTGCCCAAACCTCCCGTTAAGGGATCAAAGATTTTGCTGGAACGCCTGAGCTTTATTTGGAGTCGTATGAGCTTTACTCATAAGGTTACTGCGCGAAATATCTTTCGTTATAAGCAACGGATGTTGATGACCATTTTTGGAGTTGCAGGTTCAGTTGCTCTCTTATTTGCTGGTCTTGGTATTCAGTCATCTGTGGGAGGAGTTTCCGAACGCCAATTTGAACAAATCCAGCAATATCAGATGATTGTAGCAGAAAAGAGCAGTGCGAGTGAGCAAGAAAAAGCAGATCTAGAAAGTGCCTTGCAAGCTGAATCGATCCACACTTATCAAAAGATTTACTCAAAATCCATTGAAAAAGATTTCAAAGGAAAAGCAGGACTTCAAACCATCACCATGATGGTCACAAACAGAGAAGACTTCAAACCCTTTATCGCATTAGAGGAAAATGGGCAAGAGGTGCAGGTCACTGATGGAGCAGTCGTGAGTCAAAAATTAGCCCAACTAGCAGGTGTTACGGTTGGGGATGAGCTGGAGCTTGATGGGAAGGAAATCAAGGTCGTGGCTATTTCTGAAAACTATGTTGGACACTTTGTTTATCTCAACCGAGCGACTTATGAACAAGTCTACGGCATCAGTCCAAAAGACAATACCTACCTAGTAAAATTAAAAGAGCCAACACCCTCCAATACGGAGAAAGAAGCAGCTATCTTTATGGAAAAAGCAGCTGTTTCTGGGGTGGTTCAAAATGCAACCGCCATCCATCTCTTTGAATCCGTGGCCAATTCTCTCAATAAAACCATGGCAATCCTTGTCCTTGTTTCCGTCTTGCTAGCCATTGTCATTCTCTACAATCTCACTAATATCAATGTCGCGGAGCGTATCCGTGAACTTTCGACTATCAAGGTTCTCGGTTTCCATAATAAAGAAGTAACCCTCTATATCTACCGTGAGACCATGGTGCTGTCCCTTGTGGGGATTGCTCTTGGTTTGGTAGCTGGCTACTATTTACATCAATTTTTGATTCAAATGATTTCACCTGCCACCATACTTTTTTATCCACGAGTCAGCTGGGAAGTCTATGCTCTTCCAATCGTCGCGGTGACTCTAATCTTAGCCTTACTGGGCCTCTTTGTCAATCACCACTTGAGAAAAGTGGATATGCTCGAAGCCCTGAAATCAGTGGAGTAA
- a CDS encoding ABC transporter ATP-binding protein, translating to MAYIEMKHSYKRYQVGDTEIVANRDVNFEIEKGELVIILGASGAGKSTVLNLLGGMDTNDEGEIWIDGANIADYNSHQRTDYRRDDVGFVFQFYNLVSNLTAKENVELASEIVADALDPEQVLTDVGLAHRLNNFPAQLSGGEQQRVSIARAVAKNPKILLCDEPTGALDYQTGKQVLKILQDMSRQKGATVIIVTHNSALAPIADRVIHMRDATVKSVTINERPQDIETLEY from the coding sequence ATGGCCTATATTGAAATGAAACACAGCTACAAGCGTTACCAGGTTGGGGATACGGAGATTGTAGCTAATCGTGATGTGAATTTTGAAATTGAAAAGGGGGAGCTGGTTATCATTCTAGGTGCTTCAGGTGCTGGAAAGTCAACGGTTCTCAATCTTTTAGGAGGTATGGATACCAATGATGAGGGGGAGATTTGGATTGATGGTGCCAATATTGCTGACTACAATTCCCACCAACGAACAGACTATCGTCGAGATGATGTGGGCTTTGTTTTTCAGTTTTACAATCTAGTCTCCAATCTGACAGCTAAGGAAAACGTAGAGTTGGCCTCAGAAATTGTAGCTGATGCCTTGGATCCTGAGCAGGTCTTGACAGATGTAGGTCTGGCTCATCGCCTCAATAACTTTCCAGCCCAGCTTTCTGGAGGGGAGCAACAACGAGTTTCCATCGCACGCGCAGTAGCCAAGAACCCCAAAATCCTTCTTTGTGATGAACCGACAGGTGCCTTGGATTACCAGACAGGGAAGCAAGTCTTGAAAATTCTCCAAGACATGTCTCGTCAAAAAGGAGCAACGGTGATTATCGTTACCCACAATAGCGCGCTAGCTCCTATTGCAGATCGCGTGATTCATATGCGTGATGCCACGGTTAAGAGCGTAACAATCAATGAGCGTCCACAGGATATCGAAACATTGGAGTACTAG
- a CDS encoding phosphoglycerate mutase, with amino-acid sequence MVKLVFARHGESEWNKANLFTGWADVDLSEKGTQQAIDAGKLIKEAGIEFDQAYTSVLKRAIKTTNLALEAADQLWVPVEKSWRLNERHYGGLTGKNKAEAAEQFGDEQVHIWRRSYDVLPPAMPRDDEYSAHTDRRYASLDDSVIPDAENLKVTLERALPFWEDKIAPALKDGKNVFVGAHGNSIRALVKHIKRLSDDEIMDVEIPNFPPLVFEFDEKLNVVSEYYLGK; translated from the coding sequence ATGGTAAAATTGGTTTTTGCTCGCCACGGTGAGTCTGAATGGAACAAAGCTAACCTTTTCACTGGTTGGGCTGATGTTGATTTGTCTGAAAAAGGAACACAACAAGCGATTGACGCTGGTAAATTGATCAAAGAAGCTGGTATCGAATTTGACCAAGCTTACACTTCAGTATTGAAACGTGCGATCAAAACTACAAACTTGGCTCTTGAAGCTGCTGACCAATTGTGGGTTCCAGTTGAAAAATCATGGCGCTTGAACGAACGTCACTACGGTGGTTTGACTGGTAAAAACAAGGCTGAAGCTGCTGAACAATTTGGTGATGAGCAAGTTCACATCTGGCGTCGTTCATACGATGTATTGCCTCCTGCAATGCCTCGTGATGACGAATACTCAGCTCACACTGACCGTCGTTACGCTTCACTTGACGACTCAGTTATCCCAGATGCTGAAAACTTGAAAGTGACTTTGGAACGTGCCCTTCCATTCTGGGAAGACAAAATCGCTCCAGCACTTAAAGATGGTAAAAACGTATTTGTAGGAGCTCACGGTAACTCAATCCGTGCCCTTGTAAAACACATCAAACGCTTGTCAGATGACGAAATCATGGACGTGGAAATCCCTAACTTCCCACCATTGGTATTCGAATTTGACGAAAAATTGAACGTAGTTTCTGAATACTACCTTGGAAAATAA
- a CDS encoding nucleotidyltransferase domain-containing protein, with protein sequence MPQHLFKELAQLEQVEALALGGSRAGQDFDKDSDYDVYVYLSAPLSPDIRKEILSKYCSYMEIGNQFWELEDDCVLNNGIEIELIYRSLDDFDQDLRTVILEHQAQNSYTTCMWYNLLHSKILYDRDGRYAALQSKYSLPYPAELKKNIISKQLLLLDQAMPAFSRQIKKALKRQDLLSINHRSSEFFASYFDLLFAFNEQLHPGEKRMLQYAKENCSRLPQDFEANIQDYFQHLYQPDNQQEAVLALDSLLDNLKHLIETSI encoded by the coding sequence ATGCCACAACATCTCTTTAAAGAATTGGCTCAACTGGAGCAAGTAGAGGCTCTAGCTCTAGGAGGATCACGAGCTGGACAAGATTTTGACAAAGACTCTGACTATGATGTATATGTCTACCTCAGTGCTCCTCTCTCGCCAGACATACGAAAAGAAATTCTCAGTAAATACTGCTCCTATATGGAAATTGGCAATCAATTTTGGGAACTGGAAGACGACTGTGTCCTCAATAATGGTATTGAAATTGAACTCATTTACCGCTCGCTAGACGACTTTGACCAAGACCTGCGGACCGTCATTTTAGAGCACCAAGCCCAGAATTCTTACACCACCTGTATGTGGTACAATCTGCTCCACAGCAAGATTCTCTACGATCGAGACGGCCGCTACGCTGCCCTCCAGAGCAAGTACAGCCTACCCTATCCAGCTGAACTAAAAAAGAATATCATCAGCAAGCAGCTCCTGCTCCTCGACCAAGCCATGCCAGCTTTTTCAAGACAGATCAAAAAAGCTCTCAAGCGCCAAGATTTGCTTAGCATCAATCACCGCAGTAGCGAGTTTTTCGCTTCTTATTTCGATTTGCTCTTTGCCTTCAATGAACAGCTCCATCCAGGAGAAAAACGCATGCTCCAGTATGCCAAAGAAAATTGCTCCCGCCTGCCTCAAGATTTTGAAGCCAATATCCAAGACTACTTCCAACATCTCTACCAGCCAGACAATCAGCAGGAAGCAGTCCTAGCCTTGGATAGCCTCCTAGACAACCTTAAGCACTTGATTGAAACATCCATCTAG